The following are encoded together in the Nocardioides sp. Arc9.136 genome:
- a CDS encoding RNA helicase encodes MSAEEPETDQLSPAQRYAAYRATKQHPVLKDFRALHEFPLDDFQVRACEHIEEGRGVLVAAPTGSGKTIVGEFAIHLALATGRKAFYTTPIKALSNQKYNDLVRRYGPEQVGLLTGDNVVNGEAPIVVMTTEVLRNMLYAGSRTLIGLGYVVMDEVHYLADRSRGAVWEEVIIHLPESVSLVSLSATVSNAEEFGEWLETVRGDTATIVEEKRPVPLYQHVMVGRRLLDLFASSDVDAAAGFVKEGAPVNDELMKVARDDWAASRIKDRRSARGSGARGARQVGNGRRVWIPSRYDVIDRLERENLLPAIVFIFSRVGCDAAVTQCLNAGVRLTTPAERDEIHAYVEEATRHLAKEDLHVLGYHDFLEGLTRGVAAHHAGMLPAFKQCVEEMFLRGLCKVVFATETLALGINMPARTVVIEKLTKWNGENHADITPGEYTQLTGRAGRRGLDVEGHGVVMWQPGMNPRELAGLASTRTYPLRSSFRPSYNMAVNLVNQFGRARSRELLEQSFAQFQADKAVVGLARQLRKSEDALQGYRDAAQCHLGDFMEYAGLRRRISDLEKDASRARRQDRRDEVIASLARLKVGDVIDVPSGKFAGYAVVVDPGYSDEGPRPYVVTLDRQARRLGMIDFQTPVESLARLRVPRSFNGRNPQMRRDLAAALRTRTRDLPPAQLRRKSSPGDAGLDPEVAELRRKLKEHPCHACPEREDHSRWAERYFKLERDAQTLARRVEQRTNTVARQFDRVCDVLTVLDYLQGEEVTDRGRHLMRIYSDMDLLAAECMRNGLWDDLTASELAAVLSVLVFEARRADDQSSPRIPGGRVRGVVEEMGRLWGDLDRLEKEHRLDFLRQPDLGFAWMAYRWAEGDELDDVLGASELGAGDFVRWMKQLLDLAGQVADAAGETPLRGTARDVVKRLRRGVVAYSGLAD; translated from the coding sequence ATGAGCGCCGAGGAGCCCGAGACCGACCAGCTCAGCCCCGCGCAGCGCTACGCGGCGTACCGGGCGACCAAGCAGCACCCCGTCCTCAAGGACTTCCGGGCCCTCCACGAATTCCCCCTCGACGACTTCCAGGTGCGCGCCTGCGAGCACATCGAGGAGGGCCGCGGCGTGCTCGTCGCCGCGCCCACCGGGTCCGGCAAGACGATCGTCGGCGAGTTCGCGATCCACCTGGCGCTCGCGACCGGGCGCAAGGCGTTCTACACGACGCCGATCAAGGCGCTGTCGAACCAGAAGTACAACGACCTCGTCCGGCGCTACGGGCCCGAGCAGGTCGGCCTGCTGACCGGCGACAACGTCGTCAACGGCGAGGCACCGATCGTGGTGATGACCACCGAGGTGCTGCGCAACATGCTCTACGCGGGGTCGCGCACGCTGATCGGCCTCGGCTACGTCGTGATGGACGAGGTGCACTACCTCGCCGACCGGTCACGCGGCGCGGTCTGGGAGGAGGTCATCATCCACCTCCCCGAGTCGGTCTCGCTGGTGTCGCTCTCGGCGACGGTCTCCAACGCCGAGGAGTTCGGCGAGTGGCTCGAGACCGTCCGCGGCGACACCGCCACCATCGTGGAGGAGAAGCGGCCCGTGCCGCTCTACCAGCACGTGATGGTGGGCCGCCGGCTGCTCGACTTGTTCGCCTCCTCTGACGTCGACGCGGCGGCGGGCTTCGTCAAGGAGGGCGCTCCGGTCAACGACGAGCTGATGAAGGTGGCCCGCGACGACTGGGCGGCGTCCCGCATCAAGGACCGCCGCTCCGCGCGGGGCTCGGGTGCCCGGGGAGCCCGCCAGGTCGGGAACGGCCGGCGCGTGTGGATCCCCAGCCGGTACGACGTGATCGACCGGCTCGAGCGGGAGAACCTGCTGCCGGCCATCGTCTTCATCTTCAGCCGCGTGGGCTGCGACGCGGCCGTCACCCAGTGCCTCAACGCCGGGGTCCGGCTCACCACGCCCGCCGAGCGCGACGAGATCCACGCCTACGTCGAGGAGGCCACCCGGCACCTGGCCAAGGAGGACCTGCACGTCCTGGGCTACCACGACTTCCTCGAGGGGCTGACCCGCGGCGTCGCCGCCCACCACGCGGGCATGCTGCCGGCGTTCAAGCAGTGCGTGGAGGAGATGTTCCTCCGCGGGCTGTGCAAGGTGGTCTTCGCGACCGAGACGCTCGCGCTCGGCATCAACATGCCTGCTCGCACGGTCGTCATCGAGAAGCTCACCAAGTGGAACGGCGAGAACCACGCCGACATCACGCCGGGGGAGTACACCCAGCTCACCGGTCGCGCCGGCCGTCGCGGGCTCGACGTCGAGGGCCACGGCGTGGTCATGTGGCAGCCGGGCATGAACCCGCGCGAGCTCGCCGGCCTGGCCTCCACCCGCACCTACCCGCTCCGGTCGTCGTTCCGCCCGTCGTACAACATGGCGGTCAACCTGGTGAACCAGTTCGGCCGGGCGCGGTCCCGCGAGCTGCTCGAGCAGTCCTTCGCCCAGTTCCAGGCCGACAAGGCCGTCGTCGGCCTGGCCCGCCAGCTGCGCAAGAGCGAGGACGCGCTGCAGGGCTACCGCGACGCCGCGCAGTGCCACCTCGGCGACTTCATGGAGTACGCCGGGCTCCGCCGCCGCATCTCGGACCTGGAGAAGGACGCCAGCCGCGCACGCCGGCAGGACCGTCGCGACGAGGTGATCGCCTCCCTCGCGCGGCTCAAGGTCGGCGACGTGATCGACGTGCCGTCGGGGAAGTTCGCCGGGTACGCCGTCGTGGTCGACCCCGGCTACAGCGACGAGGGCCCGCGGCCCTACGTCGTCACCCTGGACCGCCAGGCGCGCCGGCTCGGGATGATCGACTTCCAGACGCCGGTGGAGTCGCTCGCCCGGCTGCGGGTGCCGCGCAGCTTCAACGGGCGCAACCCGCAGATGCGCCGGGACCTCGCTGCGGCGCTGCGCACCCGGACCCGCGACCTGCCCCCCGCCCAGCTGCGGCGGAAGTCCTCGCCCGGCGACGCCGGGCTGGACCCCGAGGTGGCCGAGCTGCGCCGGAAGCTCAAGGAGCACCCGTGCCACGCGTGCCCGGAGCGGGAGGACCACAGCCGCTGGGCCGAGCGCTACTTCAAGCTCGAGCGCGACGCCCAGACCCTCGCCCGGCGGGTGGAGCAGCGGACCAACACGGTGGCGCGCCAGTTCGACCGCGTCTGCGACGTGCTCACCGTCCTGGACTACCTCCAGGGCGAGGAGGTCACCGACCGCGGTCGGCACCTGATGCGGATCTACTCCGACATGGACCTGCTGGCCGCCGAGTGCATGCGCAACGGGCTCTGGGACGACCTCACCGCCTCCGAGCTCGCGGCCGTCCTGTCGGTGCTGGTCTTCGAGGCCCGCCGCGCCGACGACCAGTCCTCCCCGCGCATCCCCGGTGGCCGCGTCCGCGGGGTCGTCGAGGAGATGGGCCGGCTGTGGGGGGACCTCGACCGGCTCGAGAAGGAGCACCGGCTCGACTTCCTGCGCCAGCCCGACCTCGGCTTCGCCTGGATGGCCTACCGCTGGGCCGAGGGCGACGAGCTCGACGACGTGCTGGGGGCCTCCGAGCTCGGCGCCGGCGACTTCGTGCGCTGGATGAAGCAGCTGCTCGACCTCGCGGGCCAGGTCGCCGACGCGGCGGGCGAAACCCCGCTCCGCGGCACCGCCCGCGACGTCGTCAAGCGCCTGCGCCGCGGCGTCGTGGCGTACTCCGGCCTGGCGGACTGA
- a CDS encoding KamA family radical SAM protein produces MSIETSIGLETGQPYPYRRVELVEPDWTRFPGWRDVTRADWESVQWQRSHCVKNVKQLRDLMGDLLDERFYADLERDQRERATMSMLVPPQMLNTMVPHATPAGPGSLTEAFYGDPLRVYMIPVFSDRRTDWPSHPYASRDSLHEHDMWVAEGLTHRYPTKVLAELLPTCPQYCGHCTRMDLVGNSTPAVDKLKFLAKPNDRLEAMVDYLRRTPSVRDVVVSGGDVANMPWPRLEAFVTALLEVENIRDIRLATKALIGLPQHWLQDEVRAGVERVATLARSRGVALAIHTHANHAHSVTPLVADAARAMLEAGVRDVRNQGVLLDGVNADPHALLDLCFGLLDGAGITPYYFYMCDMIPAAEHWRVSLADAQRLQTAIMGYLPGFATPRIVCDVPFVGKRWVHQVTAYDTERGVSSWTKNYRTSIEAADPEALTRTYDYYDPIHTLPAAGRAWWAERAALDAQLSLT; encoded by the coding sequence ATGAGCATCGAGACCTCCATCGGCCTGGAGACCGGCCAGCCCTACCCCTACCGCCGGGTCGAGCTGGTCGAGCCCGACTGGACACGCTTCCCCGGCTGGCGCGACGTCACCCGGGCCGACTGGGAGTCGGTGCAGTGGCAGCGCTCGCACTGCGTCAAGAACGTCAAGCAGCTGCGTGACCTGATGGGCGACCTGCTCGACGAGCGCTTCTACGCCGACCTCGAGCGCGACCAGCGCGAGCGCGCGACCATGTCGATGCTCGTGCCCCCGCAGATGCTCAACACGATGGTCCCCCACGCGACGCCCGCCGGGCCCGGGTCCCTGACCGAGGCCTTCTACGGCGACCCGTTGCGGGTCTACATGATCCCGGTGTTCTCCGACCGGCGCACCGACTGGCCCTCGCACCCCTACGCGAGCCGCGACTCGCTCCACGAGCACGACATGTGGGTGGCCGAGGGGCTGACCCACCGCTACCCGACCAAGGTCCTCGCCGAGCTGCTGCCGACCTGCCCGCAGTACTGCGGCCACTGCACGCGGATGGACCTCGTCGGCAACTCCACCCCCGCCGTCGACAAGCTGAAGTTCCTCGCCAAGCCGAACGACCGGCTCGAGGCGATGGTCGACTACCTGCGTCGTACGCCGAGCGTCCGCGACGTCGTCGTCTCCGGCGGGGACGTGGCCAACATGCCGTGGCCCCGCCTCGAGGCGTTCGTGACCGCGCTGCTCGAGGTCGAGAACATCCGTGACATCCGGCTGGCCACCAAGGCGCTGATCGGCCTGCCGCAGCACTGGCTGCAGGACGAGGTCCGCGCCGGCGTGGAGCGGGTGGCCACCCTCGCCCGCTCCCGCGGGGTCGCGCTCGCCATCCACACCCACGCCAACCACGCGCACTCGGTGACGCCGCTCGTCGCCGACGCCGCCCGGGCGATGCTCGAGGCCGGCGTGCGCGACGTGCGCAACCAGGGCGTCCTCCTCGACGGCGTGAACGCCGACCCGCACGCCCTGCTCGACCTGTGCTTCGGCCTGCTCGACGGCGCCGGGATCACGCCGTACTACTTCTACATGTGCGACATGATCCCCGCCGCCGAGCACTGGCGGGTCTCGTTGGCCGACGCCCAGCGCCTGCAGACCGCGATCATGGGCTACCTCCCCGGCTTCGCGACGCCGCGGATCGTCTGCGACGTGCCGTTCGTCGGCAAGCGGTGGGTGCACCAGGTGACGGCGTACGACACCGAGCGCGGCGTCTCGTCGTGGACGAAGAACTACCGCACGTCGATCGAGGCGGCCGACCCCGAGGCGCTCACCCGCACCTACGACTACTACGACCCGATCCACACCCTGCCCGCCGCCGGACGCGCCTGGTGGGCCGAGCGGGCCGCCCTCGACGCCCAGCTCTCCCTGACCTGA
- a CDS encoding 5'-3' exonuclease produces the protein MLLDTASMYFRAFFGVPEIKAPDGTPVNAVRGLLDFISRLVDDYRPTDLVCCWDNDWRPEWRVDLLPSYKAHRVVEEVAGSPDVEEVPDPLGVQVPIIREVLEAFGICVLGADGYEADDVIGTLATGAGQPVDVVTGDRDLFQLVDDEADVRVLYIARGVGNHERVTNDWVRAKYGVDARQYADFATLRGDASDGLPGVAGVGDKTAASLLGRHGDMAGIRAAALDPDSGMGPGPRAKLAAAADYLEVAPRVVAVARDIDLDRSRTSLPTTPRDPERLAALAEKWALGSPVERLTAVLAR, from the coding sequence ATGCTCCTCGACACCGCCTCCATGTACTTCCGGGCCTTCTTCGGCGTGCCGGAGATCAAGGCGCCGGACGGTACGCCGGTCAACGCGGTCCGCGGCCTGCTGGACTTCATCAGCCGGCTGGTCGACGACTACCGACCGACCGACCTGGTCTGCTGCTGGGACAACGACTGGCGGCCGGAGTGGCGGGTCGACCTGCTGCCGTCGTACAAGGCGCACCGGGTCGTCGAGGAGGTCGCGGGCTCCCCCGACGTCGAGGAGGTCCCCGACCCGCTGGGCGTCCAGGTGCCGATCATCCGCGAGGTGCTGGAGGCCTTCGGCATCTGCGTGCTGGGTGCGGACGGCTACGAGGCCGACGACGTCATCGGCACCCTGGCCACCGGGGCCGGCCAGCCCGTCGACGTGGTGACCGGTGACCGGGACCTGTTCCAGCTGGTCGACGACGAGGCGGACGTGCGGGTCCTCTACATCGCGCGGGGGGTCGGCAACCACGAGCGGGTGACGAACGACTGGGTGCGGGCGAAGTACGGCGTCGACGCCCGCCAGTACGCCGACTTCGCCACGCTCCGCGGGGACGCCTCCGACGGCCTCCCCGGTGTCGCCGGTGTCGGTGACAAGACCGCCGCGAGCCTGCTCGGGCGCCACGGCGACATGGCAGGCATCCGGGCGGCGGCCCTCGACCCGGACTCCGGCATGGGGCCCGGCCCGCGCGCCAAGCTCGCTGCCGCCGCCGACTACCTCGAGGTCGCACCGCGGGTCGTCGCCGTCGCGCGGGACATCGACCTCGACCGCTCCCGCACGTCGCTGCCGACGACACCACGCGACCCCGAGCGGCTCGCCGCCCTGGCCGAGAAGTGGGCTCTCGGCAGCCCCGTCGAGCGGCTCACCGCGGTCCTGGCTCGCTGA
- a CDS encoding GNAT family N-acetyltransferase — translation MSTLVEVADLSPTDLARVREIYEASFPDELTAPFEDLLVDRLLVYVDEDGPAGLALVRDLGPTTWTFLRYYAVGRRGRGTGSAMWAHLTALLATEGRTRLVWDVEDPAEPGLAADLVEEHRRRIVFYERLGGRLLPVHDYEPPHDDGHAPRLLLMDTPLGVGDDAPLRAVVEAVFRWRYGREPGDPVVRRTLNASGLI, via the coding sequence ATGAGCACGCTGGTCGAGGTCGCCGACCTCTCCCCCACCGACCTGGCGCGGGTCCGGGAGATCTACGAGGCGTCGTTCCCCGACGAGCTCACCGCGCCGTTCGAGGACCTGCTGGTGGACCGGCTCCTGGTCTACGTCGACGAGGACGGGCCGGCCGGCCTGGCGCTGGTGCGCGACCTCGGCCCCACGACCTGGACGTTCCTGCGCTACTACGCCGTCGGGCGCCGCGGCCGCGGCACGGGCTCGGCGATGTGGGCGCACCTGACCGCCCTGCTGGCGACCGAGGGACGCACGCGGCTCGTGTGGGACGTCGAGGACCCCGCGGAGCCGGGGCTCGCCGCCGACCTGGTCGAGGAGCACCGGAGGCGGATCGTCTTCTACGAGCGGCTCGGTGGCCGGCTGCTCCCCGTGCACGACTACGAGCCGCCGCACGACGACGGCCACGCGCCGCGGCTGCTGCTCATGGACACCCCGCTCGGCGTCGGCGACGACGCTCCGCTGCGCGCCGTGGTGGAGGCGGTCTTCCGCTGGCGCTACGGACGCGAGCCAGGTGACCCCGTCGTGCGCCGTACGTTGAACGCGAGCGGACTGATCTGA
- a CDS encoding enoyl-CoA hydratase/isomerase family protein: MVVRYELDGQVARIVLDRPERLNAVTAELTDRLVDALRRAMADDARAVVLSGAGRAFCAGHDLKEEPPAETVLQTRARLEAIQDVTRLVRELPAPVLAAVHGYALGAGCEFALACDVVVAAEDAAFGFPEVGVGLSVTGGVSRLLPHLVGWARAKELLLLGERVSGVEAARIGMVARAVPADDLEEVALDLARRLAQRPPLAVSLAKQVLDQGLDASFGEALAREVDHAVLTSLSGEGAAPREAFVRG, encoded by the coding sequence GTGGTCGTCCGCTACGAGCTCGACGGGCAGGTGGCACGGATCGTGCTCGACCGGCCCGAGCGGCTGAACGCCGTCACCGCCGAGCTGACCGACCGGCTCGTCGACGCCCTGCGCCGGGCGATGGCCGACGACGCCCGGGCCGTCGTGCTGAGTGGCGCCGGCCGCGCCTTCTGCGCCGGGCACGACCTCAAGGAAGAGCCGCCCGCCGAGACCGTGCTGCAGACCCGCGCGCGGCTGGAGGCGATCCAGGACGTCACCCGGCTCGTCCGCGAGCTGCCGGCGCCCGTCCTGGCCGCGGTGCACGGCTACGCCCTCGGCGCCGGGTGCGAGTTCGCGCTGGCCTGCGACGTCGTCGTCGCCGCCGAGGACGCCGCGTTCGGGTTCCCCGAGGTCGGCGTCGGGCTCTCGGTGACCGGTGGCGTCTCCCGGCTGCTCCCCCACCTCGTCGGCTGGGCCCGCGCCAAGGAGCTGCTGCTGCTCGGCGAACGGGTCAGCGGTGTCGAGGCTGCGCGGATCGGGATGGTCGCGCGTGCCGTTCCTGCCGATGACCTCGAGGAGGTCGCGCTCGACCTGGCCCGCCGGCTGGCCCAGCGCCCTCCCCTGGCGGTCAGCCTGGCCAAGCAGGTCCTCGACCAGGGGCTCGACGCGAGCTTCGGGGAGGCCCTCGCCCGCGAGGTCGACCACGCGGTCCTCACCTCCCTGTCCGGCGAGGGCGCCGCCCCGCGTGAGGCGTTCGTCCGTGGCTGA
- a CDS encoding AMP-binding protein has product MAEQPDLPRDSTGGLPADLVVALERAAATWPDRPAWTFEAADGGATVLTFAEVAERTASYAQALRELGVRPGDRVAVVLGNEPGFPLAWLALVRLGAAIVPLNVRYRSADAQHLVDDAGVRLAVTAADHRAVLDGLDRPPRVVLVEELRPTAPYVQGPVDPGAVVNVQYTSGTTGRPKGCLLTHEYWTTLGSSMLREFPHLTGDDVMLTAQPFHYVDPQWNVVSALLAGAHLVVLDGFHPSTFWQRVRAHGVTYFYCLASMPVLLLRMPPDAADRAHRVRAVQCSAIPPSLHAELEERWGVGWYEAFGMTETGADIRVTDADHDELVGSGCLGRPAGHREATVVDGELWLRGPGMMTGYLGHPSPFRDGWFPTGDLARTDEHGRVFLQGRLKDMIRRSGENVAAHEVEEVLMSHPGVRLAAVVGVPDEVRGEEVMAYVVAPGLAADQVPAVLAAWCGERLAPFKVPSRWAVRDDLPLTASHRVAKAQLA; this is encoded by the coding sequence GTGGCTGAGCAGCCTGACCTCCCCCGTGACTCGACCGGCGGCCTCCCCGCGGACCTGGTGGTCGCGCTCGAGCGCGCCGCGGCCACCTGGCCGGACCGGCCGGCGTGGACCTTCGAGGCGGCCGACGGGGGCGCCACCGTCCTCACGTTCGCCGAGGTGGCCGAGCGGACGGCGTCGTACGCCCAGGCGCTGCGCGAGCTCGGCGTGCGGCCCGGCGACCGGGTGGCGGTGGTGCTCGGGAACGAGCCGGGCTTCCCGCTGGCGTGGCTGGCGCTCGTCCGGCTCGGCGCGGCCATCGTGCCGCTGAACGTCCGGTACCGCTCGGCCGACGCCCAGCACCTGGTCGACGACGCCGGCGTGCGGCTGGCGGTCACGGCCGCGGACCACCGGGCGGTGCTGGACGGCCTGGACCGCCCGCCGCGGGTCGTGCTGGTCGAGGAGCTGCGGCCGACCGCGCCGTACGTCCAGGGCCCGGTCGACCCCGGGGCCGTCGTCAACGTGCAGTACACCTCCGGCACCACCGGCCGGCCCAAGGGCTGCCTGCTCACCCACGAGTACTGGACCACCCTCGGCTCCTCGATGCTGCGCGAGTTCCCCCACCTGACCGGCGACGACGTCATGCTGACCGCTCAGCCCTTCCACTACGTCGACCCGCAGTGGAACGTCGTCAGCGCGCTGCTCGCGGGCGCGCACCTGGTGGTGCTCGACGGGTTCCACCCCTCGACGTTCTGGCAGCGGGTCCGTGCGCACGGGGTGACCTACTTCTACTGCCTGGCGTCGATGCCGGTGCTGCTGCTGCGGATGCCGCCGGACGCCGCGGACCGTGCCCACCGCGTGCGCGCCGTGCAGTGCTCGGCGATCCCGCCGTCGCTGCACGCCGAGCTCGAGGAGCGCTGGGGCGTGGGGTGGTACGAGGCGTTCGGGATGACCGAGACCGGGGCCGACATCCGGGTCACCGACGCCGACCACGACGAGCTGGTGGGGAGCGGCTGCCTGGGACGCCCGGCGGGTCACCGCGAGGCGACGGTCGTCGACGGCGAGCTGTGGCTGCGCGGGCCGGGGATGATGACCGGCTACCTCGGCCACCCCAGCCCGTTCCGGGACGGCTGGTTCCCCACGGGCGACCTGGCCCGCACCGACGAGCACGGCCGGGTCTTCCTCCAGGGCCGGCTCAAGGACATGATCCGGCGCAGCGGCGAGAACGTCGCGGCGCACGAGGTCGAGGAGGTGCTGATGAGCCACCCGGGGGTGCGTCTCGCGGCCGTCGTCGGCGTCCCCGACGAGGTGCGCGGCGAGGAGGTCATGGCGTACGTCGTCGCGCCGGGCCTGGCGGCCGACCAGGTCCCGGCGGTGCTGGCCGCGTGGTGCGGGGAGCGGCTCGCGCCGTTCAAGGTGCCGAGCCGCTGGGCGGTCCGCGACGACCTCCCGCTCACCGCGTCGCACCGGGTCGCGAAGGCGCAGCTGGCATGA
- a CDS encoding amidohydrolase produces MTGTRAGTLRADLLLTNARVRTLGGRDRSAVAGSVAILHGRVVALEDVPAHRVVDLDGATVVPGFHDAHNHMAWYGLSLAEVDLRVPSLADLYDAVAARAAGLGPDEWVVGAGYDENKVGAHPDRDALDRAAGGRRVWLKHASGHMCVVSSAVLADLGIADAPVEVPGGRVVTDDAGRPTGLLEETAQSLLSPLVLPYPVATLVHAVERAGHAYLAEGITSVVEAGVGGGWIGKSPVEVAAYQAARDAGRLPVRVELMVAADVLRPLTAHPADDLGTGIDLGIRTGLGDDRLRIGPVKVFSDGSLIGHTCAMTEDFTDTPGTRGYLQDDAAALRDRILQAHRSGWRVAAHAIGDAAIDLVLDAYAEAQRRWPRPDVRHRIEHFGVARPDQVTRSAELGVVPVPQGRFVGEIGEGMLRALGPERAGWAYRGRSLLDAGIVVPGSSDRPVVEGRPLVGIHDLVNRTTEGGRALGREEALTGLEALTAYTLGSAYASHQEHERGQVLPGRLADLAVLSDDPASVDPSRIRDIEVLRTVLGGRLVHG; encoded by the coding sequence ATGACCGGCACGCGTGCCGGGACCCTCCGTGCCGACCTGCTGCTCACCAACGCCCGGGTCCGGACGCTCGGCGGCCGCGACCGCTCGGCGGTCGCAGGATCGGTGGCGATCCTCCACGGCCGGGTCGTGGCGCTCGAGGACGTCCCGGCGCACCGGGTCGTGGACCTCGACGGCGCGACGGTCGTGCCGGGCTTCCACGACGCCCACAACCACATGGCGTGGTACGGGCTCTCCCTGGCCGAGGTCGACCTCCGGGTGCCCTCGCTGGCCGACCTGTACGACGCGGTCGCGGCGCGGGCCGCGGGCCTCGGCCCCGACGAGTGGGTGGTCGGCGCCGGGTACGACGAGAACAAGGTCGGCGCCCACCCCGACCGGGACGCCCTGGACCGCGCGGCCGGTGGCCGTCGGGTCTGGCTCAAGCACGCCTCCGGGCACATGTGCGTGGTCTCGTCCGCGGTGCTCGCCGACCTCGGCATCGCCGACGCGCCGGTCGAGGTGCCCGGCGGGCGGGTGGTCACCGACGACGCCGGCCGCCCGACGGGGCTGCTCGAGGAGACCGCCCAGTCGCTGCTGTCGCCGCTCGTGCTCCCCTACCCGGTCGCCACGCTGGTCCACGCGGTCGAGCGCGCCGGGCACGCGTACCTCGCCGAGGGGATCACCAGCGTCGTGGAGGCCGGCGTGGGCGGTGGCTGGATCGGGAAGAGCCCGGTCGAGGTCGCCGCGTACCAGGCCGCGCGCGACGCCGGCCGGCTGCCCGTCCGGGTCGAGCTGATGGTCGCCGCCGACGTCCTCCGACCGCTGACCGCCCACCCCGCCGACGACCTCGGCACCGGGATCGACCTCGGCATCCGCACCGGGCTCGGCGACGACCGGCTGCGGATCGGGCCAGTCAAGGTCTTCTCCGACGGCTCCCTGATCGGGCACACCTGCGCGATGACCGAGGACTTCACCGACACCCCCGGCACGCGCGGCTACCTCCAGGACGACGCCGCGGCGCTGCGCGACCGGATCCTCCAGGCCCACCGGTCCGGGTGGCGCGTCGCCGCGCACGCCATCGGCGACGCCGCCATCGACCTCGTCCTCGACGCGTACGCCGAGGCGCAGCGCCGCTGGCCCCGGCCGGACGTGCGGCACCGGATCGAGCACTTCGGGGTGGCGCGCCCCGACCAGGTCACCCGGTCCGCCGAGCTCGGTGTGGTCCCCGTCCCCCAGGGGCGCTTCGTCGGCGAGATCGGCGAGGGGATGCTCCGCGCGCTCGGGCCGGAGCGGGCCGGCTGGGCCTACCGCGGGCGGTCGCTGCTCGACGCCGGGATCGTCGTGCCCGGCAGCTCGGACCGGCCGGTCGTCGAGGGGCGGCCGCTGGTGGGCATCCACGACCTGGTCAACCGGACGACCGAGGGTGGTCGCGCGCTGGGCCGCGAGGAGGCGCTGACCGGCCTGGAGGCGCTCACGGCGTACACCCTGGGGTCGGCGTACGCCTCGCACCAGGAGCACGAGCGCGGGCAGGTGCTGCCGGGGCGGCTGGCGGACCTCGCCGTGCTCTCGGACGACCCGGCGAGCGTCGACCCGTCCCGGATCCGGGACATCGAGGTGCTCCGCACGGTCCTCGGCGGACGGCTGGTGCACGGATGA
- a CDS encoding Lrp/AsnC family transcriptional regulator — MSAPDVEATDRHILELLATDGRMSFTDLGKATGLSTSAVHQRVKRLEQRGLILGYGATVDHEQVGLPLTAFISIRPIDPSQPDDSPDRLRAISEIESCWSVAGEESYILKVRTETPSALEGLLARIRAAANVSTRTTIVLNTFYENRPVRGAEPEVDEG, encoded by the coding sequence GTGAGCGCTCCCGACGTCGAGGCAACCGACCGGCACATCCTCGAGCTGCTCGCGACCGACGGACGGATGTCCTTCACCGACCTCGGCAAGGCGACCGGCCTGTCCACCTCGGCGGTCCACCAGCGGGTCAAGCGCCTCGAGCAGCGTGGCCTGATCCTCGGGTACGGCGCGACGGTCGACCACGAGCAGGTCGGGCTGCCGCTGACGGCGTTCATCTCGATCCGCCCGATCGACCCTTCCCAGCCCGACGACTCCCCGGACCGGCTCCGCGCGATCAGCGAGATCGAGTCCTGCTGGTCGGTCGCGGGGGAGGAGTCCTACATCCTCAAGGTCAGGACCGAGACGCCGTCGGCCCTGGAGGGCCTGCTGGCGCGCATCCGCGCCGCCGCCAACGTCTCCACCCGCACGACGATCGTGCTCAACACGTTCTACGAGAACCGCCCGGTCCGGGGCGCCGAGCCGGAGGTCGACGAGGGCTGA
- a CDS encoding SDR family oxidoreductase, with product MSQIAIVGGHGKVAQHLITTLAARGHTPVALVRKEEYRDELEEKGAVVRMLDIEQQDAAAFAEAFEGCHAVVFAAGGGPDGNVERKRTVDLGGSLKSIEGARTAGIERFVQVSAIGVDEPLPDDAEDVWRVYVEAKRDADAALRESGLAWTIIRPGALTDDPGTGLVTLAESVERGEVTRSDVAGVLAVCLDEDATIGHQWELVGGDTPIADAVAAAS from the coding sequence ATGAGTCAGATCGCCATCGTCGGGGGCCACGGCAAGGTGGCCCAGCACCTCATCACGACGCTCGCCGCGCGCGGGCACACGCCCGTCGCGCTCGTCCGCAAGGAGGAGTACCGCGACGAGCTGGAGGAGAAGGGCGCGGTCGTGCGGATGCTCGACATCGAGCAGCAGGACGCCGCGGCGTTCGCCGAGGCCTTCGAGGGCTGCCACGCGGTGGTCTTCGCCGCGGGTGGTGGCCCCGACGGCAACGTGGAGCGGAAGCGCACCGTCGACCTCGGCGGCTCCCTGAAGTCGATCGAGGGCGCCCGCACGGCCGGCATCGAGCGCTTCGTCCAGGTCTCGGCCATCGGCGTCGACGAGCCCCTCCCCGACGACGCCGAGGACGTCTGGAGGGTGTACGTCGAGGCCAAGCGCGACGCCGACGCCGCCCTGCGAGAGAGCGGGCTGGCCTGGACGATCATCCGCCCCGGCGCCCTCACCGACGACCCCGGGACCGGCCTGGTCACCCTCGCCGAGTCCGTCGAGCGCGGCGAGGTGACCCGCTCCGACGTGGCCGGCGTGCTCGCCGTCTGCCTGGACGAGGACGCCACCATCGGCCACCAGTGGGAGCTGGTCGGCGGCGACACCCCGATCGCGGACGCGGTCGCCGCCGCGTCCTGA